A window of Metopolophium dirhodum isolate CAU chromosome 6, ASM1992520v1, whole genome shotgun sequence genomic DNA:
ataaaatgtatgtattatatactaatgattatttttaaaaataaaaataattgtatgtagaACTTACATGATCCGCTAAAGGTTCAAGTGTAAATATTTGATCATCTATTCTTGGCACTATGAATACAAagagataataatagtaaaatgtcTTAacttgtgtatttaaaaattaaaacaaatatttactcTTTTCAGATATAACATTGTCTACATCCATAACAGTATCAcgactatttaattttaatttggcaTTCATGTAAGCTAAATCACCATTTGGtccttttttaaaatcaattttggaaAGAAGTGCATCTGTTAAACGTACCTaaattcatcatattattaattttttttgaaaaaaattaaatcttatataataaagatttaattttacttgGTATATATGAGATTCAGTTGTTACGTTCAAACATTGTCCAATTCTAGGTGTAAAAACTTTACCATCCAAAAATACTTTGGCAAAATTGTAAACAACCTTAGTACTGTATGGGTTGCCTCTTACTAATATCAAACGTCTAGGTTTTAATGCaagtacaatttgttttattgattcTCCGTCTGAGCGACCTTCAAAATCAATGTGTACAATTTTGGCAGCCACATAAACGTTTTGTTCATACTCCACACACTTTGATGGAGCATCATAAAAATCTTCTTCTTTATCTTCatcactatttttatttttttcatctatgGTTGGTTTGTCTCCGGATGCtacatcaaatttaataaaatcttcttgtctaaaataaaatataaatatagataatcattttaaaaataaaaacacaatcatactttatAATTTCCCCATATGAGTCAAATTTGCATTTCTCTTCATAATAAGGAAACATAAGAGGAAATTCtttttttgaagattttttGAAGCTTAATGTATCAGTTTCTACTAATAAGTCATATTTGCCTCTCATAACTTCTTGTTCATCTTCAGAATCAGAACTTACTGGGTCACTAATAACATTTGTGATTTTACAGAAAATACAGTaatgatttattagttttaaaatttgaataaaaaaaatacattttcctggctttcattttttctttgttatgttttatattatattcttccaACTCATTGTCATCTAAAGGTATGCGTTTCTTGACAATCAGTTTAATATTTCTATCACCACCTTCATCAATTAAATTGCGAGCTAATGTACCAGGAGCAGTTCTATAATAACGATTAAGGAATTAGCATTGTTGTtcatatgtattatactttaaaattaccTGTCTGTAAGAATAATACTGTTTTTAGGGTTTGAAGCCCACATAATAAAAACTTCTCTTGAAAATCCACTTTCAAGATCTCCGTTGCTAGCTAAAACAACcttaatatttaagaattaaataaCAATGTCTTAATTTaactactaaaaataatatcagaaaaaataatctgggaaaattgtttgtatccggtgtttttttaatataaatgatcaaccgtaaaaaaaatacttacctaGTGGTTCAAAAAAAGAAATGTCACTTTTTTACATAAAgagaattaattaataatcttgTTTCAATGTaactatgaaaaaattattgaatagatTATATAGTGTTAAAATAAAGTACATTGCATGCGGTTGTAAAAaaggttgattttttttaataattagctGATGATTTATAACATCAAAACATTTCACCATGTTAAGTATGAAACATTCAATCCTAAAACCTTgttgcaaaatttttttataatttttacaccaCAGTCAATTTCAATTTGGTGGTATTCTGCGATAACATTTTCACTTATTTGCACGTTCCTATATTTGTTTCTTTATATTTAGAGTTAAGATTTGTTAGAAATTTTTTCAGAAGTATTTGGTAACTAATTACTActttttaatacaaacaaaataactataatattaatattgttatatttcttGGTTGTTggatagattatttaaaattttatttaatgtataatgtagcATGAAATAATATAGTAGCATACTTTTGGTTCGGAGACTTTGTGTAAATCATTCATGTTATGACACAGTCTTacatgcttaaaaaaaaatggattattCCTTGAACCTTCAAaacttttcattaatttatcacTCATCCACTCaatctgaaaatatattttttatcaaaatgagattaagattataattaataatccaaGTGGAAACCTACTTGAGACTT
This region includes:
- the LOC132946941 gene encoding probable cleavage and polyadenylation specificity factor subunit 2; translation: MTSIIKFYTLSGARNESPPCYLLQIDDFKFLLDCGWDERFSMDVVNKLKRYIHQIDAVLLSHPDRFHLGILPYLVGKCGLNCPVYATIPVYQMGQMFMYDLHQSLCNAEDFNLFNLDDVDAAFDKVIQVKYNQIVSLKGKGIGLRIVALPAGHMVGGTIWRISKVGEEDIVYAVDFNHKKERHLNGSDLEKLGRLSLLILDCFNAAYSQSRRRSRDEAFMTCILTTLRVKGNVLMAVDTAGRVLELMHMLDQLWRNKESGLSMYSLVFLTNVSYNTVEFAKSQIEWMSDKLMKSFEGSRNNPFFFKHVRLCHNMNDLHKVSEPKVVLASNGDLESGFSREVFIMWASNPKNSIILTDRTAPGTLARNLIDEGGDRNIKLIVKKRIPLDDNELEEYNIKHNKEKMKARKIDPVSSDSEDEQEVMRGKYDLLVETDTLSFKKSSKKEFPLMFPYYEEKCKFDSYGEIIKQEDFIKFDVASGDKPTIDEKNKNSDEDKEEDFYDAPSKCVEYEQNVYVAAKIVHIDFEGRSDGESIKQIVLALKPRRLILVRGNPYSTKVVYNFAKVFLDGKVFTPRIGQCLNVTTESHIYQVRLTDALLSKIDFKKGPNGDLAYMNAKLKLNSRDTVMDVDNVISEKMPRIDDQIFTLEPLADHEIYPRKTVFINHLKLSDFKQILSKNNIPCELSKGVLWCCNRTVCVRRNLSGKVLMEGIISRQYYYIRSLLYSQFIII